Part of the bacterium genome, GAAAACCTGGACGCCGTGAAGGCCAACTGTCTGGCGCGCAACGTGCGCGTTGACCTCGGCCGCTTCACCTCCCTCGACGAGGACAGAAGGCGGGCGATCACCGAGCTCGAGGAGACGCGCCGCAGCCTCAACGACCTCTCCTCCAAGATGAAGGGGAAGATGGAGCAAGCGGAGCGCGAGAAACTGATCGCGGAGGGTAAGTCGCTCAAGGCGAAGATACAGAACTCCGAGGCCCGGGTCGCGCAGCTCGAGGCGGAGTTCGACGCGCTCCTTCGGTCCATACCCAACATGACCCACCCGGACGCGCCGGTCGCGGCGACCGAGGAGGGAAACCGCGAGATCCGCAAATGGGGCAAGCCGCGCGAGTTCGGCTTCAAGCCGCTCGACCACCTCGAACTGGGGACGAGGCTCGATCTCATCGACTTCGACACCGCGGCCAAGGTCGCCGGCCAGAAATTTTACTACCTCAAGAACGAAGCGGTGCTGCTGGAGCAGGCGCTCATCAACTATGCCCTGCAAGCGCTGATCAAGGAGGGGTTCACCCCCGTCATCACGCCGGACCTCGCACGCGAACAGATACTCGCCGGGATCGGGTTCAACCCGCGCGGCGAGGAGACGCAGATCTATTCGGTGGCGAACACCGACCTCTGCCTCATCGCCACAGCCGAGATCACGCTGGGCGGGATGCTCTCGGACGCGATACTGGAGGAGGCGAAGCTCCCCCTCAAATTCGCCGGCGTGTCGCACTGTTTCCGCACCGAGGCAGGAGCGGCCGGCCGCGAGTCAAAGGGCCTCTACCGCGTGCACCAGTTCACCAAGGTGGAGATGTTCGCGTTCACCTCACCCGAGGAGTCTGAAAAGATCCACGACAAGTTCCTCTCGCTGGAGGAGGAGCTCTTCCAGGGGCTCGGCATCCCCTATCGCGTGCTGGACATATGCACCGGCGATCTCGGCGGGCCGGCCT contains:
- the serS gene encoding serine--tRNA ligase, coding for MLDTKFIRENLDAVKANCLARNVRVDLGRFTSLDEDRRRAITELEETRRSLNDLSSKMKGKMEQAEREKLIAEGKSLKAKIQNSEARVAQLEAEFDALLRSIPNMTHPDAPVAATEEGNREIRKWGKPREFGFKPLDHLELGTRLDLIDFDTAAKVAGQKFYYLKNEAVLLEQALINYALQALIKEGFTPVITPDLAREQILAGIGFNPRGEETQIYSVANTDLCLIATAEITLGGMLSDAILEEAKLPLKFAGVSHCFRTEAGAAGRESKGLYRVHQFTKVEMFAFTSPEESEKIHDKFLSLEEELFQGLGIPYRVLDICTGDLGGPAYRKYDLEAWMPGRGEHGDYGEVTSTSNCTDYQARRLGIRFRREGEKKPLHVHMVNGTAIAMSRALIAILENYQEKDGSVTVPEALVPYMGGIKTIKR